A stretch of Telopea speciosissima isolate NSW1024214 ecotype Mountain lineage chromosome 11, Tspe_v1, whole genome shotgun sequence DNA encodes these proteins:
- the LOC122645662 gene encoding MDIS1-interacting receptor like kinase 2-like has product MSNNEITGRIPPELAGNSSRLQRLDLSSNHLIGEIPQELGKMKALSSLNLSHNQLSGRLPSEIGKFSNLRELDLSANNLTRPIPEQLGDCFKMIYLHLGKNRFNGSIPKRMGNLISLQLLMDLSHNQLLGEIPSEIGQLHSLEILSLSHHVLFGFIPSSLEKMLSLTSIDISYNELEGPIPKIKAFEDAPREAFTHNKALCGNAAKGLPSCNSSMIEKRNTEKKHMLVIYILLPILSAMFLLFILIGIAFAFQRKAKKKIEMGQTERIDQGDLFAICRYDGRIVHENIIEATENFDDKHCIGKGAYESLYKATLSTGQVVAVKKLHPLQEDAEMVNKKHFTNEIHALTEIRHRNIVKFYGFCSHVWHSFLVYEYLERGSLAKILGDVRGQQIWIGSRE; this is encoded by the coding sequence ATGTCAAACAATGAGATTACTGGTAGGATACCTCCAGAGCTTGCAGGGAATTCATCTCGACTACAACGACTTGACCTTTCTTCCAACCATTTAATTGGAGAGATTCCCCAGGAATTAGGGAAAATGAAGGCTTTGTCAAGCCTTAATTTGAGCCATAATCAGCTTTCAGGTAGGTTGCCATCCGAAATTGGAAAGTTTTCTAACTTGAGAGAACTTGACCTGTCAGCCAACAATCTAACTAGACCTATTCCAGAGCAGCTAGGGGATTGCTTCAAAATGATTTACCTACACCTGGGTAAGAACAGATTTAATGGAAGCATTCCAAAACGAATGGGTAACCTGATTTCACTACAACTTCTAATGGATCTTAGTCATAATCAACTCTTGGGTGAGATACCATCAGAGATTGGGCAATTGCATAGTCTGGAAATTTTAAGTCTCTCACACCATGTGCTCTTTGGTTTCATTCCCTCATCACTGGAAAAAATGTTGAGTTTGACATCCATTGACATATCATACAATGAGTTGGAAGGTCCAATTCCCAAAATCAAAGCCTTCGAAGATGCTCCTAGAGAAGCTTTCACGCACAATAAAGCATTGTGTGGCAATGCTGCAAAAGGTTTGCCCTCTTGCAATTCCTCAATGATAGAAAAGAGGAATACTGAAAAGAAACACATGCTGGTCATTTATATCTTACTTCCTATTTTGAGTGCAATGTTTCTACTATTCATACTTATAGGAATTGCTTTTGCttttcaaagaaaagcaaagaagaagatagaaatgGGACAAACGGAAAGAATTGATCAAGGAGATCTATTCGCCATATGTAGGTATGATGGTAGAATTGTGCATGAAAATATCATTGAGGCCACTGAAAACTTTGATGACAAGCATTGCATTGGGAAGGGAGCATATGAAAGTCTTTACAAAGCAACTTTATCAACTGGTCAAGTGGTAGCTgtgaagaagcttcatccattACAAGAAGATGCTGAAATGGTCAATAAAAAACATTTTACAAATGAGATCCATGCATTGACTGAAATACGACATCGAAACATTGTGAAATTTTATGGTTTTTGCTCACATGTGTGGCACTCATTTCTGGTTTATGAGTATTTGGAAAGGGGAAGTTTGGCGAAAATCCTAGGAGATGTAAGAGGGCAACAGATTTGGATTGGATCAAGAGAATAA
- the LOC122646331 gene encoding MDIS1-interacting receptor like kinase 2-like: MKALSSLNLSHNQLSGMLPSEIGKLSNLGVLDLSANNLTGPIPNKLGDCFKMIYLNLGKNRFNGSIPKQMGNLISLQLLMDLSHNQLLGEIPSEIGELHVLETLNLSHNMLSGFIPSSLEEMLSLTFIDISYNELEGPIPKIKAFEDAPREAFTKNKALCGNASKGLPSCNSTTIEKRNAKKSHTLILYIVLPILSAMLLLSIVIGIAFIFQRKAMKKIETGQAERTGQTDLFAVCSYDGRVVHENIIEATENFDEKHCIGKGGYGSVYKATLSTGQVVAVKKLHPLQEDAEMVNKTHFTNEIRALTEIRHRNIVKFYGFCSHARHSFLVYEYLVRGSLAKILGDLERAIELDWIKRITVIKGVANALSYMHHDCSPPIIHRDISGSNILLDLEYEARVSDFGIARLLMPDSSNWTSLAGTYGYLAPEFAYTMRVTEKCDVYSFGVVTIETLMGRHPGELLSSLSLASSSSLASSSSSVVQTMMLKDVLDQRLPPPTIEIYGALVSVIRMAFICLNVNPQSRPTMKHVSQELSSQKPFSIDEFHTVTLGEFLHEGRVLG, from the exons ATGAAGGCTTTGTCAAGCCTGAATTTGAGCCATAACCAGCTTTCAGGTATGTTGCCATCAGAAATTGGAAAGTTGTCGAACTTAGGAGTTCTTGACCTGTCGGCCAACAATCTAACTGGACCTATTCCGAATAAGCTAGGGGATTGCTTCAAAATGATCTACCTAAACTTGGGTAAGAACAGATTTAATGGAAGCATTCCAAAACAAATGGGTAACCTGATTTCACTACAACTTCTAATGGATCTTAGTCATAATCAACTATTGGGAGAGATACCATCAGAGATTGGGGAATTGCATGTTCTGGAAACTTTAAATCTCTCACATAATATGCTCTCTGGTTTCATTCCCTCATCATTGGAAGAAATGTTGAGTTTGACATTCATTGACATATCATACAATGAGTTAGAAGGTCCGATTCCAAAAATTAAAGCCTTTGAAGATGCTCCTCGAGAGGCTTTCACAAAAAATAAAGCATTGTGTGGCAATGCTTCAAAAGGTTTGCCCTCTTGCAATTCCACAACGATAGAAAAGAGGAATGCTAAAAAGAGTCACACACTCATCCTTTATATCGTACTTCCTATTTTGAGTGCAATGCTTCTACTATCCATAGTTATAGgaattgcttttatttttcaaagaaaagcaaTGAAAAAGATAGAAACGGGACAGGCGGAAAGAACTGGTCAGACAGATCTATTCGCCGTATGTAGCTATGATGGTAGAGTTGTGCATGAAAATATCATTGAAGCCACTGAAAACTTTGATGAGAAGCATTGCATTGGGAAGGGAGGATATGGAAGTGTTTACAAAGCAACTTTATCAACTGGTCAAGTGGTAGCTgtgaagaagcttcatccattACAAGAAGATGCTGAAATGGTCAACAAAACACATTTTACAAATGAGATCCGTGCATTGACTGAAATACGACACCGAAACATTGTGAAATTTTATGGTTTCTGTTCACATGCGCGAcactcatttttggtttatgagTATTTGGTAAGGGGAAGTTTGGCAAAAATCCTAGGAGATCTGGAGAGGGCAATAGAGTTGGATTGGATCAAGAGAATAACTGTAATTAAAGGTGTGGCCAATGCACTATCTTACATGCACCATGATTGTTCACCACCAATTATTCATAGAGATATATCAGGTAGCAATATTTTGTTGGATTTAGAGTATGAGGCTCGTGTGTCAGACTTTGGCATTGCAAGGCTTCTAATGCCGGATTCAAGTAATTGGACTTCTCTTGCAGGCACTTATGGCTATCTTGCTCCAG AATTTGCTTATACAATGAGGGTGACAGAAAAGTGTGATGTGTATAGCTTTGGTGTGGTAACAATAGAAACATTAATGGGAAGGCACCCTGGTGAGCTCCTTTCATCTTTATCATTAGCATCATCGTCATCgttggcatcatcatcatcatcagttgTGCAGACCATGATGTTGAAAGATGTTTTAGACCAACGGCTCCCTCCTCCCACAATTGAAATTTATGGAGCGTTGGTTTCAGTTATAAGAATGGCATTTATATGCTTGAATGTTAATCCCCAATCTCGGCCAACCATGAAACATGTTTCTCAAGAGTTATCATCTCAGAAGCCATTTTCTATTGATGAATTCCATACAGTCACATTAGGAGAATTCTTGCATGAAGGAAGAGTACTCGGGTAG